One Lysobacter enzymogenes DNA segment encodes these proteins:
- a CDS encoding DUF2491 family protein, whose protein sequence is MGWLDGLFGGKKREADKPAAPFAHELPLGLRINGRVAFDTLTFRANPQAWTLRLPEGHQGIPCYGHIDLKGGHALHRFYLDEDAYLQVSTANGQVEGIKAFVFHDTVNPANQAAFKRFIHDSPHLGAASIEYAGRTWHREFGDDVAERVPPVVYDEVLYRHDPPRRDDDLTHYAMLYRREIPELERDEFLLVTAEDYGPSEFVVTYALGIDLNTADLDIT, encoded by the coding sequence ATGGGTTGGTTGGACGGATTGTTCGGCGGCAAGAAGCGCGAGGCGGACAAGCCCGCGGCGCCGTTCGCGCACGAGCTGCCGCTGGGGCTGCGCATCAACGGCCGGGTCGCGTTCGACACGCTGACCTTCCGCGCCAACCCGCAGGCCTGGACCCTGCGCCTGCCCGAAGGCCACCAGGGCATTCCGTGCTACGGCCATATCGACCTCAAGGGCGGCCACGCCCTGCATCGCTTCTATCTCGACGAAGACGCCTACCTGCAGGTCAGCACCGCCAACGGCCAGGTCGAGGGCATCAAGGCCTTCGTCTTCCACGACACCGTGAATCCGGCCAACCAGGCCGCGTTCAAGCGCTTCATCCACGACAGCCCGCACCTGGGCGCGGCGTCGATCGAGTACGCCGGCCGCACCTGGCACCGCGAGTTCGGCGACGACGTTGCCGAACGGGTGCCGCCGGTGGTCTACGACGAAGTGCTGTACCGCCACGACCCGCCGCGCCGCGACGACGACCTGACCCACTACGCGATGCTGTACCGACGCGAGATTCCCGAGCTGGAACGCGACGAGTTCCTGCTGGTCACCGCCGAGGACTACGGCCCGAGCGAATTCGTGGTCACCTACGCGCTCGGCATCGACCTCAACACCGCCGACCTCGACATCACCTGA
- a CDS encoding potassium channel family protein has translation MIVLGKLYRSLRGHLRRIGWGVVALALAVHMSASWLLLAWAGEAKLLGWDSFVYYYVTTASTIGYGDLSPGSAAGRWVAALFVMPGAIALFASILAKTSAGLLNFWRRHQVGKMSYEDMRGHTVLIGWHGRESQRLVQLLLADTHTDDEGIVLVAEGVAENPLPDQIRFVAVDSYADCGEYERAALATAARVIVHAVDDDRSLAAVFAVMAQKPSAHIVAHFESAAVAQLVRSHYPHVECTRPLHVDVIARAAQDAGSSLVAGEWLGAGGPTQFSLQVPAAAAPVRAGALAAAFRQEAALWIGYRDGRTSAPVLNPPDHVEIAPGTLLYYLADARIDGARLPWASLAAD, from the coding sequence GCTGGCCGTGCACATGTCGGCGAGCTGGCTGCTGCTGGCCTGGGCCGGCGAAGCCAAGCTGCTGGGCTGGGATTCCTTCGTCTACTACTACGTCACCACGGCCAGCACCATCGGCTACGGCGATCTCTCGCCGGGCAGCGCCGCCGGGCGCTGGGTCGCGGCGTTGTTCGTGATGCCCGGCGCGATCGCGTTGTTCGCCTCGATCCTGGCCAAGACCAGCGCGGGCCTGCTCAATTTCTGGAGGCGCCATCAGGTGGGCAAGATGAGCTACGAAGACATGCGCGGCCACACCGTGCTGATCGGTTGGCACGGCCGCGAATCGCAGCGGCTGGTGCAGTTGCTGCTGGCCGACACCCATACCGACGACGAAGGCATCGTGCTGGTCGCCGAAGGCGTGGCCGAGAATCCGCTGCCGGACCAGATCCGCTTCGTCGCGGTCGACTCCTACGCCGACTGCGGCGAATACGAGCGCGCCGCGCTCGCCACCGCGGCGCGGGTGATCGTGCACGCGGTCGACGATGACCGCTCGCTGGCGGCGGTGTTCGCGGTCATGGCGCAAAAGCCGTCGGCGCACATCGTCGCCCATTTCGAATCGGCGGCGGTGGCGCAGCTGGTGCGCAGCCACTACCCGCACGTGGAGTGCACCCGGCCGCTGCACGTGGACGTGATCGCGCGCGCCGCCCAGGACGCCGGCAGCTCGCTGGTGGCCGGCGAATGGCTCGGCGCGGGCGGGCCGACCCAATTCAGCTTGCAGGTGCCGGCGGCGGCCGCGCCGGTGCGCGCGGGCGCGCTGGCGGCGGCGTTCCGCCAGGAAGCGGCGCTGTGGATCGGCTACCGCGACGGGCGCACGTCGGCGCCGGTACTGAATCCGCCCGATCATGTCGAGATCGCGCCGGGCACCTTGTTGTATTACCTTGCCGACGCGCGCATCGACGGCGCGCGCCTGCCGTGGGCGTCGCTCGCGGCGGACTGA